In one Podarcis muralis chromosome 7, rPodMur119.hap1.1, whole genome shotgun sequence genomic region, the following are encoded:
- the ASTL gene encoding astacin-like metalloendopeptidase → MAVFLDVWTVVISFILLLSALPVHGRGDTFYIEHAQGSDWDEARDPPDDILDINQELIFPGAPESSFLIEGDIVKASPFRLFPSANPRWPKKRGIVQIPYVISYKYDESSVKILKGAFEDFSKFTCIKFVPYSNQRDFIAIAPLSGCFSSVGRIGGMQVVSLAPACLRKGKGVALHELMHVVGFWHEHSRADRDKYISISWDEILTGFEINFMKSWNTNMLVDYDYASVMHYGRNAFSMSGSPTITPLSSSLTLLGQRWNLSNSDVARVNKLYKCSQAAAQPEASTKGVIKENVMDFIPSEPKTHTTQNKPKLSTAWNLSSIASSSEMPHPAREPLGTITPSSKVAGENISTTESQTREVWSPGTKKQMQRTVSQHTLGKAEGSEKSLVVTEEMLHQTVSGEMAVSGVAQKTSEPQTLQNPTSSARELRSQPPSYEEVYIPSDQSPIEVTTSSAPEVELSLSFLTKSPDAFPMKTVQGSATRLGKKALDWTPSRTRAMHIEHRTELPTAMARGELSTAMEIRSSPLMRSSEAEDRHGSPSPAEDRPFSAMENQTGKQLAELFLQTISIFRNETGSTASTAPIVQAEAGSSYTTAFPRASRNLITASGVVGLEETKQSEVESLGSFDTIESQSEIMKKETESFHTKEGSRPTDVLSSSGKEQYTRHRLEPDMFATQGLPSLGSSEAQESHLSQVTAGAPSPWASVIGPLAVSKLNVATYSKSNQTQVEQFDRSAAQLARKGYRKEALTTRIPPGPLLVQVTEPELEAEEQTLVHAEVPSQTPTLQDWASLAMETNQAIHPTEGTFPLPLSHTPRPAETRHKTSWLQQPSNTKVYGPSAHVPGWGPFADLHGEEFEHTLETASITTMWPSTAQEFRVSHEKEVRTGLSKEAKTHWKASLLSPEPLGEQMPTQPKYRVAGTPWQRSSTPSVTTGLPGVVQIRNPNGPGAAAPQRPCNGELADSLPGTEYGLTSTRVLPKVETTSIGHSGSEKRDHSPTSKGDSLPVRRTSPPPKDHTSSAMVSQLMQTRTPDRTVASDEGSVTAGSFNLSTILLSSKPALKGPQSSSPLRRTEPVMKTESPPTQFSETKPSSKLKETLAEGEMTEPANATEEMSLHVMNLAATPTWKATAGRNGAQSPSLDMEPTGLPQVAAEGTALLPTIGSLKSPKHINLRGQPTSSQPRKETMTSMAKILAVDMVSASSASSTSPLDTWGNQETLLTGAKEATRRSSKKSGETALEIYASTLAPESHKTATIGVSTLGSHEEHTVATKITQFQPEHGTRRPEVGYEHSRFPLSNGTLVGMGNGELQAPSTKFPRDSSKTQIVVNLEEMSGNHTEKMKSKENGVSPIDNPNFSHRVGKRSLAEIMATPASLSVALPEEIDHEFIGHIDEASPVENVADIREAAEPLPFGMSRLSTLLQGLRSALKKAGNNQVGPPGTVKAPQALTTFCPFERNLCGWEQSKEDDLDWVLEEGHEQLVRTGGGGSPPGMPCTTSGGGYLSLMPLAHNSSQKAVLVSPVVQGIRCLKFWYSPGDLLMSEINVYIMLRNSSEWHKVWSVRGNQGIGWHLVAVAISKTCELQVSIYGLPSRHNWLE, encoded by the exons ATGGCTGTGTTCCTTGATGTTTGGACTGTGGTTATaagttttattttgctgctttcaG CGCTGCCCGTACATGGCCGGGGAGACACCTTCTACATTGAGCATGCCCAAGGGAGTGACTGGGATGAGGCCAGGGATCCCCCTGATGACATCCTTGACATTAACCAAG AGCTGATTTTTCCAGGGGCGCCAGAAAGCAGTTTTCTGATCGAGGGGGATATCGTCAAAGCG agtcctttcaGGCTGTTCCCATCTGCCAACCCAAGATGGCCAAAGAAGAGAGGGATTGTCCAAATTCCCTATGTAATCTCCTACAAATATG ACGAATCCAGCGTGAAGATActcaagggagcatttgaagACTTTTCAAAGTTCACATGCATCAAGTTTGTCCCTTATTCCAACCAGAGAGATTTCATTGCTATTGCCCCGCTCTCTGG ctgcttCTCCAGTGTTGGACGCAttggtgggatgcaggtggtttCCTTGGCGCCCGCTTGCCTCCGCAAGGGGAAGGGGGTGGCACTGCATGAGCTCATGCATGTCGTGGGCTTCTGGCATGAGCACTCCAGAGCAGACCGGGACAAGTACATCAGCATCTCCTGGGATGAAATATTGACTG GCTTTGAAATAAACTTCATGAAGTCTTGGAATACCAACATGCTGGTGGATTATGACTACGCCTCTGTAATGCACTATGGCAG GAATGCCTTCAGCATGTCTGGCTCACCCACCATAACACCACTCTCCAGTTCCCTGACCCTTCTTGGACAAAGGTGGAACCTGAGCAATTCAGATGTTGCCAGAGTCAACAAGCTTTATAAATGTTCTCAGGCTGCAGCACAGCCAG AGGCATCTACGAAGGGAGTCATCAAAGAGAATGTAATGGACTTCATTCCAAGTGAGCCTAAGACCCATACAACGCAAAACAAACCCAAATTATCTACTGCCTGGAATCTCAGTTCTATAGCATCGTCCAGTGAAATGCCACATCCTGCCAGAGAGCCCCTGGGGACCATCACACCATCAAGCAAGGTTGCTGGTGAAAACATTAGTACCACAGAATCCCAGACAAGGGAGGTTTGGTCACCTGGGACAAAGAAGCAAATGCAAAGGACAGTGTCTCAACATACCCTTGGTAAAGCAGAAGGGAGTGAAAAATCACTAGTGGTTACAGAAGAGATGCTGCATCAAACTGTATCTGGAGAAATGGCAGTGAGTGGTGTTGCCCAGAAGACTTCTGAACCGCAAACTCTGCAGAATCCCACCAGTAGTGCAAGGGAGTTGAGAAGCCAGCCTCCAAGCTATGAGGAGGTCTACATACCAAGTGACCAAAGCCCCATAGAAGTAACGACAAGCAGTGCTCCGGAGGTGGAGCTTTCGCTTTCCTTTCTGACCAAAAGTCCAGATGCCTTTCCAATGAAAACGGTCCAGGGATCTGCCACAAGACTTGGTAAGAAAGCTCTGGACTGGACACCTTCTAGAACAAGAGCCATGCACATAGAGCATAGGACAGAACTGCCTACTGCTATGGCGAGAGGAGAACTATCTACTGCTATGGAGATTAGAAGCTCCCCATTAATGAGAAGCAGTGAGGCCGAGGATAGACATGGTTCCCCAAGCCCAGCTGAGGACCGCCCTTTCTCTGCAATGGAAAACCAAACTGGGAAACAGCTGGCTGAGCTATTTCTTCAGACCATAAGCATCTTTAGAAATGAAACAGGTAGCACTGCTTCTACAGCCCCCATAGTCCAGGCTGAAGCAGGGTCTTCATACACAACAGCCTTTCCAAGAGCCTCCAGGAACTTGATCACAGCCTCTGGTGTGGTGGGACTGGAAGAAACCAAACAAAGTGAAGtggaaagcctgggaagctttgACACAATTGAGAGCCAGAGTGAGATTATGAAAAAGGAAACGGAAAGCTTCCACACCAAGGAAGGGAGCAGGCCAACCGACGTGCTATCTTCTAGCGGCAAAGAACAGTATACAAGACATAGATTGGAACCTGACATGTTTGCTACCCAGGGGCTTCCCTCTCTTGGAAGTTCAGAGGCTCAGGAAAGCCACCTTAGCCAGGTAACTGCTGGAGCCCCATCCCCTTGGGCTTCTGTCATAGGCCCTCTTGCCGTTTCCAAGCTAAATGTAGCAACTTACTCAAAGAGCAACCAGACCCAAGTGGAACAGTTTGATCGGTCAGCTGCTCAGCTGGCCAGGAAGGGCTACAGAAAAGAGGCACTTACAACACGCATACCACCAGGGCCTCTCTTAGTGCAAGTTACTGAACCTGAGCTGGAGGCTGAGGAGCAGACCCTTGTCCATGCAGAAGTGCCAAGCCAAACTCCCACTTTACAGGATTGGGCTTCACTGGCAATGGAAACCAACCAGGCTATACATCCTACAGAGGGaacatttcctcttcctctgtcccACACCCCTAGACCCGCTGAAACAAGACACAAAACTTCATGGTTGCAACAACCAAGCAACACCAAAGTCTATGGCCCTAGTGCCCACGTTCCAGGATGGGGCCCCTTTGCAGATCTACACGGGGAAGAATTTGAACACACTTTAGAAACAGCATCCATTACAACAATGTGGCCATCTACAGCACAAGAATTCAGGGTGAGCCATGAAAAAGAAGTTAGAACTGGACTCTCCAAAGAAGCCAAGACTCATTGGAAAGCATCTTTGCTTTCCCCTGAGCCACTTGGGGAACAGATGCCCACCCAACCTAAATACCGGGTGGCAGGTACTCCATGGCAGCGTTCTTCTACCCCCTCAGTAACAACTGGCCTCCCTGGTGTGGTGCAGATCAGGAATCCTAATgggccaggagcagcagcaccCCAAAGACCATGCAATGGGGAATTGGCAGACTCTTTACCTGGAACGGAATATGGACTAACATCCACACGCGTGTTGCCCAAAGTGGAAACTACAAGCATAGGACATTcaggatcagaaaagagagaTCATAGCCCTACCTCCAAAGGGGACTCTCTGCCAGTGAGAAGAACAAGTCCTCCTCCTAAAGACCACACTTCATCAGCAATGGTGAGTCAACTGATGCAGACAAGGACCCCAGACAGGACTGTGGCAAGTGATGAAGGATCTGTTACTGCTGGCTCTTTCAATTTATCCACCATCTTGCTTTCCAGCAAACCAGCTTTAAAGGGACCCCAAAGCTCTTCTCCTTTGAGGAGAACAGAACCCGTGATGAAGACTGAGAGCCCACCTACACAATTCTCGGAAACAAAACCTTCCTCTAAGCTTAAAGAAACCCTTGCAGAAGGGGAAATGACTGAACCAGCAAATGCCACAGAAGAGATGTCCCTCCATGTGATGAACTTGGCAGCAACTCCTACTTGGAAAGCCACAGCTGGCAGAAATGGGGCACAGTCTCCCTCATTAGATATGGAACCAACAGGATTGCCCCAAGTTGCTGCTGAAGGGACGGCTCTGCTCCCGACTATTGGCTCGCTAAAGTCTCCCAAACACATAAACTTAAGAGGACAGCCTACCAGTAGCCAGCCCAGGAAAGAAACCATGACATCTATGGCAAAGATTCTTGCAGTGGACATGGTGTCAGCATCATCAGCATCCAGTACCAGTCCTCTAGATACATGGGGAAACCAGGAAACCTTACTGACAGGTGCAAAAGAGGCTACAAGGAGATCTTCCAAGAAAAGTGGAGAAACTGCTTTAGAGATCTATGCCAGCACACTAGCTCCTGAATCGCACAAGACAGCTACAATAGGAGTTTCTACCCTGGGATCCCATGAGGAGCATACTGTAGCAACTAAAATCACACAATTCCAGCCTGAACATGGAACCCGAAGACCAGAGGTGGGGTATGAACACAGTAGGTTTCCTTTAAGCAACGGGACTCTTGTAGGAATGGGAAATGGAGAGCTACAGGCTCCCTCTACAAAATTTCCCAGAGACTCCTCCAAGACCCAAATTGTAGTGAATCTGGAGGAAATGTCTGGAAACCATACAGAGAAAATGAAGTCCAAGGAAAATGGGGTGTCCCCTATAGACAACCCTAACTTCTCCCACCGTGTTGGCAAGAGGTCTTTAGCAGAGATAATGGCAACTCCAGCATCTCTGAGTGTTGCTCTGCCAGAGGAAATTGATCATGAATTTATAGGCCACATAGATGAGGCTTCCCCAGTTGAAAATGTGGCAGACATAAGGGAGGCAGCAGAACCATTGCCATTTGGAATGTCCAGGTTGTCCACTCTTCTCCAAGGGCTGCGTTCTGCTCTGAAAAAGGCAGGAAATAACCAAGTGGGGCCCCCAGGAACTGTGAAAGCTCCACAGGCTCTGACCACTTTTTGTCCCTTTGAGAGGAACTTGTGTGGCTGGGAGCAAAGCAAGGAGGATGACCTGGACTGGGTGCTTGAAGAGGGGCACGAGCAGCTCGTTAGGACCGGGGGAGGTGGAAGTCCCCCTGGAATGCCTTGCACAACCTCAGGTG GTGGCTACCTTTCCCTGATGCCTTTGGCCCACAATTCTAGTCAAAAGGCTGTTCTGGTCAGCCCTGTTGTGCAGGGCATCAGGTGCCTCAAATTCTGGTACAGCCCAGGGGACCTTCTCATGA GTGAAATCAACGTCTACATAATGCTCCGGAATTCCTCTGAATGGCACAAAGTGTGGTCTGTGAGGGGGAATCAAGGCATTGGCTGGCATCTGGTGGCTGTAGCCATTTCCAAGACTTGTGAGCTACAGGTAAGTATTTATGGTCTGCCTTCAAGACACAACTGGTTGGAATAG